In the Anastrepha obliqua isolate idAnaObli1 chromosome 1, idAnaObli1_1.0, whole genome shotgun sequence genome, one interval contains:
- the LOC129252864 gene encoding probable RNA methyltransferase CG1239 has translation MDISLEVTQRNHFEAQKIAKKKKLTNDIDDNGSEIKKSKLQIEQSAPEKNAVTAGSGCSKTLTNVRDCEAGTKVKPTKPFAHQSPKKRLQLNTVSPSGSPQKQAKEKFIYGNYNQYYGYRNKGRECRDIRLEMFMSRSELFQDKRVIDIGCNSGLITMEVAKRLAVKSIVGLDIDRALISQANKTLVRQKKALPLENEARRLHKFPYNVSFVHGNYVLRDDVLLEIEHEQFDVILCLSITKWIHLNFGDAGLKQAFRRMYLQLRSGGKLVLEAQPYDNYGRRKKMNDTINAHYKAMTFFPKHFTDYLLSAEVGFEGVELMGVPENCEEGFKRPIQLFHKK, from the exons ATGGATATATCTCTCGAAGTTACACAAAGAAACCATTTCGAGGcacaaaaaattgccaaaaagaaaaaacttacgAATGACATCGATGACAATGGaagtgaaatcaaaaaatcaaaattacagATTGAGCAGAGCGCCCCTGAAAAAAACGCAGTAACAGCTGGAAGTGGTTGCAGTAAAACGTTGACAAACGTGCGTGATTGCGAAGCGGGAACAAAAGTAAAACCAACCAAACCATTCGCTCATCAAAGTCCTAAGAAACGGTTGCAATTAAACACTGTTTCCCCGAGCGGTTCTCCACAAAAGCAAGCAAAAGAGAAATTTATTTACGGCAACTATAATCAGTATTATGGGTATCGAAATAAGGGCCGCGAATGTCGTGATATACGTCTGGAAATGTTCATGTCACGGTCAGAGCTTTTCCAAGACAAAAGAGTAATTGATATTGGTTGTAATAGCGGACTTATAACTATGGAAGTGGCAAAGCGACTTGCGGTTAAAAGCATTGTTGGCTTAGACATAGATCGCGCGCTTATCAGTCAGGCGAACAAGACGTTAGTACGGCAAAAGAAAGCGCTACCTTTAGAAAATGAGGCACGTCGTCTACATAAGTTTCCCTACAATGTAAGCTTTGTGCATGGCAACTATGTGTTGCGAGATGATGTTTTGCTTGAGATTGAACATGAACAATTTGACGTGATACTCTGCCTGTCGATAACAAAGTGGATACATTTGAATTTTGGAGATGCAGGCTTGAAACAAGCATTTCGGCGCATGTACTTGCAACTTCGAAGTGGCGGCAAACTTGTACTAGAAGCGCAACCTTACGATAACTATGGGCGTCGGAAGAAAATGAAT GATACCATAAATGCTCATTATAAGGCAATGACGTTCTTTCCCAAACATTTCACTGATTATCTACTTTCTGCAGAAGTGGGTTTTGAAGGCGTCGAATTGATGGGTGTACCTGAAAACTGTGAGGAGGGCTTTAAACGGCCAATAcagttatttcataaaaaataa
- the LOC129252863 gene encoding CCA tRNA nucleotidyltransferase 1, mitochondrial, which yields MRKTLSIFARVCQTHITDKRNLTRTFSINIARHMTSVNHTAETSQKPSLHSSASQPILKQLGVPSKMRSNPAFKKIDTSEFHSIFTDELRALIDIFKRYNYELRIAGGAVRDIVMGIKPKDIDLATTATPDQMKEMFTKEEVRMINAKGEKHGTITPRINNKENFEVTTLRIDVRTDGRHAEVQFTTDWQLDANRRDLTINSMFLGFDGTLYDYFYGYDDLQQRRVVFVGDADVRIKEDYLRILRYFRFYGRIAREPSKHDVETLKAIRENVDGLARISGERIWAELQKIVIGNFGCELVQEMIACGFAPYCGLPAEPNIDEFKRLYSDLANYSSAQLPILYMCALLHTPEDAMQLHQRLKLSAHERDLALFITQNRKKVGVDFITLRDYQRLCLQPYAKREFVEELLKYTNQTELYKNLKAWQTPRFPLSGSMLKERGLPADKRMGVIMTMLRSIWIESNFSTSGEELLGQHLPKVLEKIESPPNTPNKKRKSQ from the exons ATGAGAAAGACGTTGAGTATTTTTGCTAGAGTTTGTCAAACGCATATAACGGATAAAAGGAATTTGACTAGAACTTTCAGTATAAACATAGCAAGGCATATGACGTCAGTGAATCATACAGCAGAAACTTCACAAAAACCATCACTCCATTCATCTGCATCGCAGCCAATTTTGAAACAGCTTGGGGTTCCATCTAAAATGCGCTCCAATccagcttttaaaaaaatagatactAGTGAATTCCACAGCATTTTCACAGATGAACTGCGAGCATTGATCGACATTTTCAAGCGGTATAATTATGAGCTACGCATTGCAGGCGGTGCAGTGCGCGATATTGTAATGGGAATAAAACCAAAAGACATCGATTTAGCCACTACAGCAACACCAGATCAGATGAAAGAAATGTTTACCAAAGAAGAGGTGCGCATGATTAACGCGAAGGGTGAGAAACATGGCACGATAACACCTCGCATAAACAATAAGGAGAATTTCGAGGTGACCACATTACGTATTGATGTACGCACCGATGGCCGACATGCTGAA GTACAATTTACAACCGACTGGCAGTTGGATGCGAATAGGCGCGATCTTACTATAAATTCCATGTTTCTCGGCTTTGATGGCACACTATACGACTACTTTTATGGTTATGATGATTTGCAACAGCGGCGCGTCGTATTTGTTGGCGATGCAGATGTGCGCATTAAAGAAGATTATTTGCGTATTTTACGTTACTTTCGTTTCTATGGTCGTATAGCACGCGAACCCTCTAAACatgatgttgaaactttaaAAGCAATCCGTGAAAATGTTGATGGGTTGGCGCGCATTAGCGGCGAGCGTATATGGGCGGAATTGCAAAAGATTGTGATAGGAAATTTCGGTTGTGAGTTGGTACAAGAAATGATTGCATGTGGTTTTGCGCCCTATTGCGGGTTGCCAGCTGAGCCTAACATTGATGAGTTTAAACGGCTCTACTCTGATTTGGCAAATTATTCTTCCGCTCAATTACCGAtattatatatgtgtgcatTGCTGCATACGCCTGAGGATGCTATGCAGTTGCATCAGCGACTCAAATTGTCAGCACATGAACGTGATTTGGCGCTATTCATCACACAGAATCGGAAAAAG GTGGGAGTGGATTTTATTACGCTGCGTGATTATCAACGACTTTGCTTGCAACCATATGCTAAACGTGAGTTTGTTGAAGAGTTGCTGAAATATACAAACCAGACAGAACTTTACAAGAATCTAAAGGCATGGCAAACACCACGCTTTCCACTCAGTGGCAGCATGCTCAAGGAACGCGGCTTACCAGCAGACAAACGTATGGGTgtcatcatgacaatgctccGCTCAATATGGAtcgaaagtaatttttcaacaaGTGGTGAAGAATTGTTAGGGCAACACCTACCAAAAGTGCTAGAAAAGATAGAATCCCCGCCTAATACGCCGAACAAGAAACGTAAATCGCAATAA
- the LOC129235483 gene encoding glyoxylate reductase/hydroxypyruvate reductase: protein MTLIPLLTRSSNLSLRLLCTLSPTFLISGPSQIHKLVPSSLQYSNMTSERKSVYVTRPDVAPVGLELLKAECNVSNWSQPLPVPRQELLRQVVGKDAIYCALTDKIDAEVIESAGPQLKCIATISVGYEHIDLGECKKRGIRVGYTPDVLTDATAELTVALLLATSRRLFEANKEVYNGGWKSWAPNWMCGQGLKGARVGLYGFGRIGQEIAARLVPFKPSLLTYTTRTERVAEAAKVNAQRVSFDEMLCESDFIVVCCAFTPETKEIFNAAAFGKMKPNAIFINTARGGVVDQLALYAALKERRILAAGLDVTTPEPLPLDDPLLKLENVVILPHIGSADVNTRMEMSRITALNILAGLKSEKMVAEVSM from the exons ATGACACTAATTCCACTATTGACACGTTCCAGCAACCTTTCTCTGCGTTTGCTGTGTACGTTATCGCCCACATTCCTAATCTCCGGACCTtcacaaatacacaaattgGTGCCAAGCTCGTTGCAATACTCGAATATGACTAGTGAACGCAAAAGTGTGTATGTTACACGTCCCGATGTTGCGCCAGTAGGCTTAGAATTGTTGAAGGCGGA GTGTAACGTTAGCAATTGGTCACAACCGCTACCGGTGCCACGCCAAGAACTACTGCGCCAAGTGGTTGGCAAGGACGCAATCTACTGTGCTTTAACTGATAAAATAGATGCAGAAGTCATTGAAAGTGCTGGCCCACAGTTGAAGTGTATAGCCACGATATCGGTGGGTTATGAGCATATCGATTTGGGTGAGTGCAAAAAACGCGGCATACGCGTCGGCTATACACCAGATGTGCTCACTGACGCAACAGCCGAGTTAACTGTAGCCCTATTGCTAGCCACCAGTCGACGTTTGTTCGAAGCCAACAAAGAAGTCTACAATGGCGGCTGGAAATCGTGGGCGCCCAACTGGATGTGTGGTCAGGGGCTTAAAGGCGCGCGGGTAGGTCTATACGGATTCGGGCGCATCGGTCAGGAGATTGCGGCGCGCTTGGTACCATTCAAACCCAGCTTGCTGACATACACAACGCGCACTGAACGAGTAGCTGAAGCAGCCAAAGTAAATGCACAACGCGTTAGCTTCGACGAAATGTTATGCGAATCTGATTTTATAGTTGTATGTTGCGCGTTCACACCGGAgacgaaagaaatttttaacgCGGCTGCATTCGGTAAAATGAAACCAAATGCGATTTTCATCAACACTGCACGCGGTGGCGTGGTGGATCAGCTTGCGTTATATGCTGCACTAAAAGAACGCCGCATACTGGCCGCAGGTTTAGACGTAACTACGCCGGAGCCGCTACCGCTGGATGATCCACTACTTAAATTGGAAAACGTTGTCATATTACCACACATTGGAAGCGCTGATGTAAATACGCGCATGGAAATGTCACGTATAACTGCCTTAAACATTTTGGCCGGTTTGAAAAGTGAGAAGATGGTAGCCGAGGTGTCAATGTGA